From Candidatus Pedobacter colombiensis, one genomic window encodes:
- a CDS encoding pectate lyase, with protein sequence MERLRKKLTSVLMFGILLSTILMFSQCKKDAPAVPDNLSGSNNIENTTGAVSSTTATSIDVSGATSEGGFAYAVYRDFGTTGDSNAQPTISKLRVFEDGKELGAAHSKHADISSIGKGKFSHWGNGLIFSASDNTDPRKNGRKYTFTTGGTPTEISPVVPSTETALDLSALSAEGGFAYVLYRDFGTTGDSNAQPSISTLRIFEDGKELGAAHSKHADISSIGKGKFSHWGNSLIFSASDNTNPKTNGRKYTFTTGSAPTNPTTPPVTPPETVTPPTTGGGSGVVATGLIGYAAVNGTTTGGKGGSEITVSTLQALKSAVGSDGPKIIYVSGAIKGAGDDPIYVKSNKSIIGLSGASVEGASFMVYTVSNIIVQNLKIKNYVTNAGIQIKEGAHHIWVDHCEFSADRNHGWEYYGKDISITRYSDYVTVSWNKFSNNNLSVLISAGINAEIASQDIGKLHVTLHHNFWNNISEREPTMNYGSVHLFNNYHLNNSGYSISARAGGNVRTDNEYFENCVKPISTNLAGDPPGYISGSETNLYVKSGKNDITTPLANWTPTYEYKSALNAAADVPSIVTKGAGATL encoded by the coding sequence ATGGAAAGATTAAGAAAAAAATTAACAAGCGTACTTATGTTTGGGATACTACTATCCACAATTTTAATGTTTAGTCAGTGCAAGAAGGATGCTCCTGCAGTTCCTGATAACTTGTCTGGCAGTAATAATATTGAAAATACAACGGGGGCTGTATCCAGCACAACAGCAACGTCAATAGATGTATCAGGTGCCACTTCAGAAGGAGGATTTGCATATGCGGTTTACCGTGATTTTGGTACTACTGGAGATTCGAACGCTCAGCCAACTATTTCAAAACTAAGAGTTTTTGAAGATGGCAAAGAATTGGGCGCAGCACATTCTAAACATGCTGATATCAGCTCAATAGGTAAAGGTAAATTCAGCCATTGGGGAAATGGTTTAATATTCTCTGCATCTGATAATACAGATCCGAGAAAAAATGGCAGGAAATATACCTTCACAACAGGAGGAACTCCGACCGAGATATCGCCGGTGGTGCCTTCAACAGAAACGGCTTTAGATTTGTCTGCGCTTAGCGCAGAAGGAGGCTTTGCTTATGTGCTTTACCGCGATTTTGGAACTACCGGAGATTCTAATGCTCAACCAAGCATTTCAACATTAAGAATTTTTGAAGATGGCAAAGAACTTGGAGCAGCTCATTCTAAACATGCTGATATCAGTTCTATAGGTAAAGGTAAATTCAGTCATTGGGGAAACAGTTTAATATTCTCTGCATCTGATAATACAAATCCGAAGACAAATGGAAGGAAATATACTTTCACAACAGGATCCGCACCAACTAATCCAACTACACCGCCAGTAACACCTCCAGAAACAGTTACCCCTCCAACAACAGGTGGTGGCAGTGGAGTAGTCGCTACCGGTTTAATTGGTTATGCAGCAGTAAATGGAACAACAACTGGTGGTAAAGGTGGTTCAGAAATTACAGTATCAACTTTACAGGCATTAAAGAGTGCAGTAGGTTCAGATGGTCCAAAAATTATTTATGTATCAGGTGCGATTAAAGGAGCTGGAGATGATCCAATCTATGTGAAATCAAATAAATCAATCATTGGTTTATCTGGTGCATCAGTAGAAGGCGCATCGTTTATGGTATATACAGTTAGTAATATTATTGTTCAAAACCTTAAAATTAAAAATTATGTAACCAACGCTGGTATTCAGATAAAAGAAGGTGCACACCATATCTGGGTAGACCACTGTGAATTCTCAGCAGATCGTAATCATGGATGGGAATATTATGGTAAAGATATTAGTATAACCAGATATTCAGATTATGTTACGGTTTCCTGGAATAAATTCAGCAATAACAATCTATCAGTTTTGATTAGTGCAGGAATTAATGCAGAAATAGCATCTCAGGATATTGGTAAATTGCATGTTACACTTCACCATAATTTCTGGAACAATATTTCAGAAAGAGAACCAACAATGAATTATGGAAGTGTTCACTTGTTTAATAATTATCACTTAAACAATAGCGGATACTCAATCAGTGCTCGTGCTGGTGGAAATGTTCGTACCGATAATGAATATTTTGAAAATTGCGTTAAACCAATTTCAACAAACTTAGCGGGTGATCCTCCGGGATATATTAGTGGATCAGAAACAAATCTATATGTAAAATCAGGTAAAAATGATATTACTACACCACTTGCAAACTGGACACCAACTTATGAATATAAATCAGCCCTTAATGCAGCAGCAGATGTTCCATCTATTGTAACTAAAGGAGCCGGTGCAACATTATAA
- a CDS encoding glycosyltransferase family 4 protein, which translates to MTENRKKVLIACDSSRTLLDFRGKLIEELIKKNDVYVFTPKISQQHVRERLKIMNVTVYENALNGSNVSIFSDLKYIFKLYNLIKIIKPDIFFPYTFKPVIYGTILARLCKINCITPMLTGLGYNFTDNGAKKKLVSTITKFLLKFSLSANKRIRVIFQNKDDYNKLLETKIIGAKHQAFVVNGSGVDLSHYDYSEPKISQISFLMISRLINSKGVKEFYEAAKIVRSKFPDVKFKLIGSFDDNIDSITTELYAEIQSGDIIEYIGQVDDVRSYIRDASILVLPSYYGEGIPRCILEGMAMGRAIITSNSVGCRETIDASPSGINGFLVPIKNIPILASRMEYYINHTKDIILYGINGRNFAKKKFDVNLVNSEMLKIMNVGY; encoded by the coding sequence ATGACCGAAAACAGAAAGAAAGTATTGATTGCTTGTGATTCATCACGAACCTTGCTGGATTTTCGTGGTAAACTCATTGAGGAGCTCATTAAGAAAAATGATGTATACGTTTTTACTCCGAAAATTTCGCAACAGCATGTAAGGGAAAGACTAAAAATCATGAATGTTACTGTATATGAGAATGCGTTAAATGGGAGCAACGTTTCTATTTTTTCTGATCTTAAATATATTTTTAAGTTATATAATCTGATTAAAATAATTAAACCTGATATATTTTTCCCATATACATTTAAGCCTGTAATATATGGAACGATCTTAGCAAGACTATGTAAAATAAATTGTATTACACCCATGCTTACTGGCCTGGGTTACAACTTTACAGATAACGGCGCTAAGAAGAAATTGGTCAGTACAATAACTAAATTTTTATTGAAGTTTAGTTTAAGCGCAAACAAAAGAATTCGAGTCATTTTTCAGAACAAAGATGATTATAACAAATTATTGGAAACCAAAATCATTGGAGCAAAGCACCAGGCATTTGTCGTTAATGGTTCGGGTGTTGATTTAAGTCATTATGACTACTCTGAACCTAAAATTTCACAAATAAGCTTTTTGATGATATCCCGGTTAATCAATTCAAAGGGAGTTAAAGAGTTTTATGAAGCTGCTAAAATAGTACGCAGTAAATTTCCAGATGTAAAATTTAAACTCATTGGCTCATTTGATGACAATATAGATTCAATTACTACAGAGTTATATGCTGAAATTCAATCGGGCGACATTATAGAATACATTGGTCAGGTAGATGATGTCAGGTCATATATTAGGGATGCTTCAATTCTCGTATTACCTTCTTATTATGGGGAAGGCATACCTAGATGCATCTTAGAAGGTATGGCAATGGGAAGGGCAATTATTACCAGTAATTCTGTTGGATGCCGTGAAACTATAGATGCTTCACCATCAGGTATCAATGGTTTTTTAGTTCCAATAAAGAATATCCCAATCCTTGCCTCAAGGATGGAGTATTATATTAACCATACCAAGGATATTATTTTATATGGCATTAATGGAAGGAACTTTGCTAAAAAGAAATTTGATGTGAACCTGGTAAATTCCGAAATGCTTAAAATTATGAATGTTGGTTACTAG